GGCGCTCTTGACCATGTTCGTGATGTTCAGGTCTTCCACCACGACCGTGCCGTATTTCTCGGCGATGGCGGTGGTGGCCTTGTGCTGCCAGTCCAGGCGTCTGCGCTTGGCTCTCGCGCGGAGTCCTGCAATCTGGTCATAGGTGGTCCGCAGGCGGTGGGAGGTGCGCTCCCCCTGCTTGCGGAAGCTCTTGCGGTGCGCGGCCCGCCGCTCCAGTCGGCCCAGCTTGGCCTGTTCTTTCCCGGGCAGCCATGCGTGGTGGTCGAATGTCGTGCCGTCGGAGAGGGCGAGCGGCACGCTGACGCCCACGTCGATGCCGACTTCGGGGCCGGTGTGTGGCTCGGGTCTGGGTTCGAGGGACTGGACGCGGAAGGCTATGTGCCAGCCGAGCGCGTCTTTGACCAGCCGGGCTCCGGTGATCCGGTTCCCGGCGGTGGCGCGCTTTCCCACGGGGAGGTCCTTGGTCCAGCGGAACCGGACCCGGCCGACCTTGGGAATGTTGACCATGCCCCAGCGGCGGTGCACCCGAGTGATGCGCAGGTCCCGGCCCTGGGGGATGTCCATGGACATCACAGTGCGGAAGCGGGCTTTGAAGCCCGGGGCGCCCGCGCGACGCTCCCAGCAGTTCTTCCATGCCTGGAAGTAGGTCTTGAGCACAGCCTGGGCGGCCTGGGCGGGGAGCTGGGCGAGCCAGTCGATCTCCTTGCGGGCCTGGCGGATCGCCGCGTCCGCCGCAGTGAGGGAACGCTTGTCCCTGGGCAGCATCGTCCACCAGTCGTGCAGCAGGTTCCACAAGGTGCGGGCCGCATGCGCCTGGCCATCCATGAGCACGACCTGCGCAGGCGTCAGCACCAGCCGGGCACGGTGCCCGGACTGCCGCTTCTCGCATGCACGTTCCGTGGTCATACGACTACGTTACCCATTGGGTTCATGTCGCCGCGCTGGAATCCGAATCCTGATGTACGCACCGGTCGTCACGCATCGCCCCGTGTAGCCGACCGAGGCCACCACTGCGGACCCGCGCTCACGTGTAGGGCGGAGCAACTTCGGGAGGCGTTTCGCCATCGCCAAGACGGGCCTCACAGGCTTCGGGCGAGCCGTCCCCTAGTCGCGATCTAGCCCCGGCTTGGATCGCTGCCCTCGCGATGTTCGGCCCCTGGGGGCCTCACAGGCTTCGGGCAGCTGCGCCGGGCTCTGTCCGTCGAGTCGCCTCTACCCCTAGTCGCGATAGATCGCGACTGGGTACGCTGAGCCCGTGGATGAGCAGCAGCCCGTGCCCTTGACCAAATCCGCCCCCGCCCCCGCCCCCGAGGCCGCCTCGGCCCCGGCGCCCGCGCCCGCCGCGGAGGCCGAGCTCCGCGCGTCCGACGCGGACCGCGACCGGATCGCGGACATCCTGCGGGAGGCTCTCGCCGAGGGGCGGCTCCAGCCGGAGGAGCACGCCGAGCGGATCGACGCGGTCTATCGCGCCAAGACCCTCGGCGAGCTGGAGCCCCTGGTGCGCGATCTGCCCACCGCCCCCACCCGCGGCGCCGCCTCCGCTTCCGCGCGCGACGCGGAGTCGGAGTGGCCGCGCTCCCTCCCCGAGTCGGAGAACCTGATGGCGGTCTTCGGCGGTGCGACCCGCAAGGGCCGCTGGCGGGTCAGGCGCCGTACGAACGCCCTGGCGGTCTTCGGCGGCATCGAGATCGACCTGACCGAGGCGCTCTTCGAGCAGCAGGAGATCGTCATCCATGTCGTGGCCGCCTTCGGCGGGGTGGAGATCAAGGTCCCGGAGAACGTCTCGCTGCGCGGTTCGGGCGCGGGCATCCTCGGCGGTTTCGACGTCACGGCATACGAGGCGCAGGACCCCGACGCTCCGGTGATCCACGTCACCGGGTTCGCCGTCTTCGGCGGTGTGGAGGCCAAGCCCAAGCGGGGTAAGCGGCTCAAGAACCTGCGAGCGTAAGCCCTGAAGAAGGGGTGTGCACAGGGAAGTTCCGGGTGGGACAACGGTGTGCATAAGCGCGCGCACAGCGGGTAAGGCTTGGTGCATCGTCTCTCGTACGGCTGATGGGGGTGCTAACGGGGCCGTACACCTCGAGGCGGGCAAGGGTGACCACCGGAGCCGTCGTCAGGAGTAGACCGTGCTGCAACCGCATCAGCCCCTGCTGGAAGCCGCCGTGCCCCCGCAGCGCGTCCCCGCGCGGGATCAGGCCGGCCCCTGGCACTCGGAGGCGGTGTGCCGACGGGACGAGGCCGGGCTGTTCTTCGCTCCCTCCAAGGAGCCCACGGCTGCCAGGCTGTCGCGGGAGGAGGCCGCCAAGCGCGTCTGCGCGCGCTGCC
This genomic interval from Streptomyces asiaticus contains the following:
- a CDS encoding RNA-guided endonuclease InsQ/TnpB family protein; protein product: MTTERACEKRQSGHRARLVLTPAQVVLMDGQAHAARTLWNLLHDWWTMLPRDKRSLTAADAAIRQARKEIDWLAQLPAQAAQAVLKTYFQAWKNCWERRAGAPGFKARFRTVMSMDIPQGRDLRITRVHRRWGMVNIPKVGRVRFRWTKDLPVGKRATAGNRITGARLVKDALGWHIAFRVQSLEPRPEPHTGPEVGIDVGVSVPLALSDGTTFDHHAWLPGKEQAKLGRLERRAAHRKSFRKQGERTSHRLRTTYDQIAGLRARAKRRRLDWQHKATTAIAEKYGTVVVEDLNITNMVKSAKGTMETPGKNVARKSGLNRAISQEAWGRTVELLTYKTARHGGTVRKVPAPGTSQRCSMCGCTTPGSRESQAVFACKNPDCGWVGNADHNGARNILHLYRMGLALIPAAGRAVVRRARHVKPATVR
- a CDS encoding DUF1707 SHOCT-like domain-containing protein, which codes for MDEQQPVPLTKSAPAPAPEAASAPAPAPAAEAELRASDADRDRIADILREALAEGRLQPEEHAERIDAVYRAKTLGELEPLVRDLPTAPTRGAASASARDAESEWPRSLPESENLMAVFGGATRKGRWRVRRRTNALAVFGGIEIDLTEALFEQQEIVIHVVAAFGGVEIKVPENVSLRGSGAGILGGFDVTAYEAQDPDAPVIHVTGFAVFGGVEAKPKRGKRLKNLRA
- a CDS encoding WhiB family transcriptional regulator, producing the protein MLQPHQPLLEAAVPPQRVPARDQAGPWHSEAVCRRDEAGLFFAPSKEPTAARLSREEAAKRVCARCPVMVECREHALLQPEPYGVWGGLTAAERRVVLARRRRREAELQRAVRVAAAG